GTAACCTGCTTAGCCTCACTGTTCAGCGGCCGACTGGTCAGATCAGACATTGCCATGACAGGAGAGATCACATTAAGAGGGCTGGTGCTGCCGGTGAGTActcacattctgcacacacaatAGTGTGTAAATCCACGGCCACGCCATTTTAACCGCCTGGATTGGTCCGTCCTCCTCAGGTGGGCGGGATCAAGGACAAAGTCCTGGCGGCCTACAGGGCAGGAGTGAAGTGCGTCATTCTCCCGAAACGCAACGAGAAGGACCTGGAGGAGCTTCCGGCCAACATCCGAGCCGACCTTGACTTCGTCACCGCCGCAAACCTCGACGAGGTGCTGAACGCCGCCTTCGAGGGAGGGTTTCCAGGGACAgccagcacacgcacacaccctcaGCTGACCAGCAAACTGTAACACACtgatgtaaaacacacacacacacagtgacagtgtgaagtTAGAAAGTGTTCGTGAATAGTCCTAACAGGAGAGAGTGGGCtgtgtttcagctcagacaAGTTAGAGCCCAATGAGTTTTTGTCCCTGATGTGCAGTGACAGGAGAAGACAGTATGCACAATTCTGTATGCGTAATTCTGAGTCATGTGATTCAATCTTTAACCCTGTTTTAAGGTTCTTTGCAGTTGAGATTTTCGTTTTCAGATTACTTTGGTATTGAAGAGATAATTTGAGATAAATGAAGCTGTGATTCACAGTCAGACGTCAGTGCACAGGGGCAGCACACAGTGACATGAAGTTACAACAGCTTCTTAGTTGAGACACGCTCAGAGACCAGGAGCCTGTTTGGATGACTGTGTTCAGTCACATGCTCTAATCCAGTGTGGTCGAATTTCAGATTTTGGAATTTCTTACCTGAGCAAATTttctgacaaataaccacaaagaGGTGAGTTAGTTTGATATTGTTCATCTCAGAGGTGTATGTGGGCGTGTTGTCCCGTCACAGAGGCACTCACTGCACGAGGCTGTAATTCTGCTGAGGTGCTGACTAAAGATTGGATTGCAATTCCTGTTAAGGAAGCAAACCTAATCACTTTCCAATGCAAGGCAGTGATTTCATACTAAACCAAGATGCACTTATGTCCTATtaaatgactgtaaaaaaaaaatgagagttGAATTAAAGATGATTGAAATCTTGAAAACGTGTTCTTTCATTCCTTCAGATGTTCTTCAGTGAGCGACTGTATTCAGTGTATCTGTGTACATGCAAGTCAGCTAaatccacacagaaaaacaggactCTCCAGCTCTGTGCCACACATGTGATTTTTTTATCTCTCCTGTGTGATGTAGAACAACAGGAGGtcctgttttttgggggggattttTTTGGTCTATATTTAAAGAGCcatgaaaagataaagaaaatttCCCACAGATACATTCATGAGAGCCAAACAGATCAAAAGAATGATGCACTGGTCCTATGTGAAAATACTTTGatgaaacaaaataatcaaaccTCAACAGTTAGGTGATAAAACCTCATTTACATACACGATAcgttttcatctttttctttctttctttgagtTTCAGTCAGGGCAGCcaagtatgtgtttgtgtgtgtgtacttgtagatctatctttgtgaggaccagtttgaacATAGACTTGGAGTTAGGACTTTTTGGTTGGTCCTCACATCTTtcaagggctgtttgagggttaagacttggttttaaggttcaggttagaattaggttttggttaggttagggttagggtgaggCATTTAGTTCagatggttaaggtttggttaggGGCTGAGGACtacattatgtcaatgagtgtccttacaaagagaaaaatgtgtgacAAAAAATGTGACAGTCACTGCTGTTGCAGTGGCAGGTGCATCGTCTTCCAGGAGGCTGTTTGTCACACAGGCCTGTCACTGGTTACTCAGCTCTTTGACTTGACCACTCCTGTACTTGGTGATGACTTGCAGCTGTTTGATGGGAGCCAGTGATGAAGCCCTTCAGCTGTTTGATGAACACACTGTAGACACTGACACCGGTGGAGCTGTTGGACTGACCTAGGATCAGATATTTTTCAGATGTTATGTTTTACCTAGCTGTGTAAAAAATGTTcaacaatgacatttttaaaaatttgatgATCTCACATGTGCTTAGATGCTGACTCACATAGTGTCTGTGCTAATGTGCAGCCATCCAGTACTTTTATCCTGATGTGTGCTGTAAATGAGCCTGTGGGAGCTTCATCAGTCATAGCCTGAGCTTAGCTCACTGAAGCAGACCTCAATGACCCAGAATAACAAGAGCACCTAAcaatataaaagcaaaaaataatgcTATGAAATAAATGCAACCCTTCTGAATCTGGGGATGTTCTGTTTCAGTTGTGACCATCAGATCAGGATTAATTTGTCTCTATGGTAACTGGATCTGTTggtccattcatccattcatgtCCATCAGGGGTCTGTATTTAACAAACTGGTAAAAGCAAAATTTTGGacataaaagtaaaactgattaaaaaaaaaaaactctcctgaATGTAGCTTTGAGCTGCACAGGTCTCTGGAGCTGGTACAGAGAGGTTTAACTGGCAGCAGCGTTTCAAGCTTACAGTTTGATAGACAATTCATAATCTTAACATTTGTTGAGcaactttgctttttttttttgggatgcaATAAACATATGAGCCTCCAGGGGCTGCTGTTTAGTCTCACAGGCCTGTCCAAAGAAGCTCCACAGACACTGAATGTGCACTGACACAGTCCTGTTATGTGCCCAGTGCTCCTCCTTCACTTTACCACAACATATATTACCTCCACATCTACGCTTTAATTCATCACATCCCTCCTTCTTGGTCACCACATAAAAACCCTCACTTCTGCCAGAGTAttacagtgtgtatttgtggctCTATACAATGCTTTTGTACATGTATGTACcacatatgtgtgtctgcagtgaggtcactgcagacacacccAGTCTCAGTTAAACCCCAGTATTAGGACTCCCTGTGTGAGCATCTCCcccaaaaccacacacatttcCCTTCTGGTGAATGGAGGACTGTAACCTATACATAATTACCCAGAGGGTGTGCTTAGTATACTGGCAGCATGCCCACTTCACATGGCAGAGCGACCAACAGGACtgttggacagagccaggttagaTTTTTGCCTGTTTCCCAAAATTACTTAAACTATTCTTTAAAGATCCATGATCTTTTAGGTATTTcatcgtctttttttttcatgaaaaaatcCCTTCACCATTTTCTGCCGCCACCTCTCCTCCtaatcattttcacacactctcttaCCCCCAGACACACATCACTGCCAAACCTTTGACAGACTGAAGACACTGGCGTCTttgcaaacacattttcctcaGTGTCACCCTGATCTTAAAGCGAATAACTTGTGCTCCTGCACCTGCAAAAAACTATTCCTGTGTTCCGCTCTGCCTGTCTGATCTACCTATCTGACCTCACAGGCTGCCCTACATCCACAGACCTACTTAACAGTGATAAATGTGGTTAGGCCGACACATGTATTGAGGACAATATCACTGGGATGCATTTTAcctctgaaacttttttttttttttttggtcctgtCAGTTTTTTCAGTAACAGTCTTATATCATTCAGCTCCCTGTATGTTCCCATatactgattattgattatgACCTTTACGGGAAGTTGAAGAACAGTCTGTGCTTCATGATAAAGTGTCAACATatttaattcaattcagttttatttagatagcgccttccacagtcaaaattgtctcaaagtgctttacagagacccagagcctcaTCATTTACCTAAAGATTTGCTGAGACTGCATGTTTTCCTCTCATGCATAAAGATACACCAGTTCACAcctgaggggtggggggggggggggggggggggggggttagggttacaCTCAGTAACAGGTGTATGTTGGTTATATTCACTGGTTTCAAGAgattaaaagttttttttctttggaaagCACTTTGTAATCTTGCAAAGAAAActattattaacattattattattattattattattattattactactattcCTACAAAGACAGACTGTAAATATGTTGTCACAAATCAATCAGCCAACAAACTGAAATAAGAACATTTCACTGAGCTGTTCTGGAAACTTTCATTGTATCAGGTAGAGTTCGCCCAGTTGTCATGACATTATGGATGAAACTCAACttaaagtgctcagaaaaaaatgtcaatttaatATACAATGCCATGACAACAGGGCAAAGCTCCTGAAGGACTACTGAATGGACTTGAATGtgagattttattttcaagTATTAAATGTACTGACTTGAGAATCCAGAGAACCAGTCAGAGCCTTCAGTGGAGTCGTCAgagctcttcctcttcttcactgcctGTGCAAGCGCACTGGTATGTTTTGTGCGTTACCTCCACCGGACATCAGTCAGCAGaatacagtgaaacaaacagcagcatgtgtatcatgctgctgctgagcaggaTACAAACAAAACCTCGCAGACATTAACTGCCGCTCTTCAGTGTTGGATTCGGCCGCAATGAAGTGACTGAGGCCTATGAtaaaagaaatggagaaaagacACCAGGTATGAAAAAGATAGATTTATTTaatgacaaattaaaacagaaaaaaagtcaggGAGTTGAGGGAGAGCAGCAACATGACTGAGACTCCACAcgaagagaaagggagagatgatTGGCTtgacctccctccctcctcacaaacaaagaaaaaagaaagaaagaaagaaagaaatgacttaccacacaaacaaaaggacagagagacaaatagATGAAAAACAATTCcaactctggaaaaaaacaaaaaaacaaaaacaaaaaacaaaccttcaGAAGAACGACACAACTTGCTTTTTAACTACAAACACTGAAGTTTAGCCACAAGTTTTACAACTGccttttaacttttgtttttaaaagtcaTTACAAAAAATGATAATTATGATAATCTCcatttaataataacaatagcaACATTGTAACGGTAGAAACTGTCCCTCATTCCTGGTTGGgtgatcagtcagtcagtcagtggttgAGGCCGACGCtggcagacagagtgagaaggaggcagagtagaaatgaaagaagagcaggggacagaggaaagagagaagaagagcgGGCTTCTTGCCAAATGtccatctctcacacacacgtgaacacacacacaaacacacacacacacacacaaaacacatacaccaggagttcttctctcctctcatacaaaaaaagagacaactaaaataattaaaaagaaacagacttAAGAATAAACCCCAAAAGAAAACTCTGAATCAACTGaaatgcagtgtgttttttttcctcgttgtgaaaaacaaacaaaacaaacaaatgctccGACACACACTCAATTCGTCCACTAttacacctgaacacacagccGGTAATGCAAAgactaagtgtgtgtgtgtgcgtgcgtgtgtgtgcatcacaACGCCACTGTTGTGTCCACTctatgaaaaaatgaaaaaaaaacaaacatccacGGCTGATGTAGCTGAGGGCCTTTTTAAATCCATACAGTATGAGAGTCTAATAACTATCAACAATGACAGTCAGCTATTTAAAGAGCGTCCGATGCACAATCTTTAGCCTTGGGGTGGACCGGTGTGGACCGGAAGGAAACCCGACGAGCCTGCACGGATGTTGCACATCGCAGATGCAGACGGACATCCATGGACCCTTGCAGATCAGAGGTTCCAGTCCTGGACGAAACTGGGTGGTACTGCGTGCTACTGCCATCCATGCCTGTGGGTGACGGTTCCAGTCCCAGCCGTCCACATCCATGTCAGTcacaggagaaaataaatatcCAAATCTGTAATAAGGAACTAGAAGTTTTCATGGACTTCTAGTTCCAGTTTTAGCTAGTGAATACCAGCCACAGCTGCAGTCCTAGCCCTACAAGTGTCGGTAACGTGTGAACCATTTGATCCAGGAGGTCTGACAGGTACTGAGGTGGATTACAGACGGAAGGGGAAGCTAGATAGCTGGCTAGCTACCTAGCACTGACCAGGAGTCCGCGTGGAAATATAGTTCTGCTCAGTGGTGACCAGCCTCCAGTGTCTTGGAGCAAAAGCTGGAGAGCTGTAGTGTCTGAAATGTCTGAGGATGACTGagtggaagagaagagagagagagagacactaaaataagaggaagatggagggaaatCACTCCAAGAGAGAGACATGACCAAGAAACGAGAGTTTGACAGGTGAGCTTGACTGAACAGCTTCTCAGTTTGTGTCCGTGTTTATGACCAAGAGAGGGTGAGACTGCATGTGCGCGCAGGAGTCTCacatatatgtttatatgtgtgtgtttagaagTCTATAGCCATCACTACACGGTTATGTCCGGTTATGTCctccactcatccatccatccattcatccatccatccatccatgcatcCATCCCACCCCCTGGGCCTCCACGGCTGCCCGATCAGACAGTCCAGTTCCATGTCTCTAGGGgtgaggcagagaaggaggggggcGCTGTGAGGTCACAACTGATTTGACCCCCTAAATAAATGCCCCCTGACAATCTGTAACTTTTTGACCCTCTTCTCTGTCAAAGTTCTTAGCACATGGAGATGGTGACGTTGATGCCCAGGTTGCCGTTCTCGGCGAACAGCTGTGCGATGGACGTGTCGAACACCAGGCAGTCGCTGTTCATGATGGCCGTGGCGATGCCCTCATGGATGGAGCGCGGCGTGGCCTCCCAGGTCAGGCGGCGCCGGTGTCCATTGAGCTCCAGCCGGTAGGCGAAGTTCTCTGCCTGTTTGCGAGTACCGATGAGCTGCACGATGGCGAAGAACTGCTGGTGGCCGTCGTACTTCTCCTGCTTCTCCAACACCAGCATGAAGTGGAAGCCGAAGCAGGACTGCATCATTACCCAGTCCACCGCGCCCGGCAGGTTGATGTCCGTGGCCAAGAACACAATGTCCTCTCcctggacagagagacacacacgtTAAACAGATTTCTACGCTAAACTTTAGAACTGTTTGTGAAAGGCTTTTAGAAACACTACAGGCATCTGTCTTCACAGAAAACCCTAACACTGCCCGCTTGTGTACTTTGagaattttcatttattttccaaagttatTTATCACTCGCCAGTGCCTGCAATACAGAAGGTGCATGCTGCTAAAAAAGAGGCCTGATGGATGTTTTCCTGAGCCTGACACTAATGTGAGCTCCTCAGATCATATGGAAAAGacaatggttgaaaggaaggaCTGTATTTTTGTGGAGATAAATGAAGCTTACACGTTTAATGGAACAGTTTTAAGATAACCTTAAAGCTACCTTTAAGGACCAGAGTCAGtgtctgacctgcagtgtggtgATGGACTTGTGCTGGTGCATCAGGTGCGGCATGACAGCATCCAGGGAGCCCTGCCACTTGCAGGAGGCGCCGGGGCAGGGGCAGGAGTACGGCCGAAACTCGCACAGCTCTTCGTGCTCCGTCTTGTCGGTG
The window above is part of the Toxotes jaculatrix isolate fToxJac2 chromosome 5, fToxJac2.pri, whole genome shotgun sequence genome. Proteins encoded here:
- the siah1 gene encoding E3 ubiquitin-protein ligase Siah1 isoform X2; this encodes MDEEMSRQTATALPTGTSKCPPSQRVPTLSGTTASNSDLASLFECPVCFDYVLPPILQCQSGHLVCSNCRPKLTCCPTCRGPLGSIRNLAMEKVANSVLFPCKYASSGCEVTLPHTDKTEHEELCEFRPYSCPCPGASCKWQGSLDAVMPHLMHQHKSITTLQGEDIVFLATDINLPGAVDWVMMQSCFGFHFMLVLEKQEKYDGHQQFFAIVQLIGTRKQAENFAYRLELNGHRRRLTWEATPRSIHEGIATAIMNSDCLVFDTSIAQLFAENGNLGINVTISMC
- the siah1 gene encoding E3 ubiquitin-protein ligase Siah1 isoform X1, which codes for MSLVQVNLKPASVALQAPPWNSLFRLFSCVATRSVHRTKEVPTFQEKTKALLGNLMDEEMSRQTATALPTGTSKCPPSQRVPTLSGTTASNSDLASLFECPVCFDYVLPPILQCQSGHLVCSNCRPKLTCCPTCRGPLGSIRNLAMEKVANSVLFPCKYASSGCEVTLPHTDKTEHEELCEFRPYSCPCPGASCKWQGSLDAVMPHLMHQHKSITTLQGEDIVFLATDINLPGAVDWVMMQSCFGFHFMLVLEKQEKYDGHQQFFAIVQLIGTRKQAENFAYRLELNGHRRRLTWEATPRSIHEGIATAIMNSDCLVFDTSIAQLFAENGNLGINVTISMC